A genomic region of Christiangramia sp. OXR-203 contains the following coding sequences:
- a CDS encoding ribbon-helix-helix domain-containing protein — translation MSRQSISFTKANDEWLKSQVDNQEYSSKSELVNDLIRQARNQQIQIDYIKNKIEKAEKSGFTTDSKEQILAQSKSILNE, via the coding sequence ATGTCAAGACAAAGTATTTCATTCACAAAGGCAAACGATGAGTGGCTAAAATCACAAGTTGATAATCAAGAATATTCTAGCAAAAGTGAATTGGTGAACGACTTGATAAGACAAGCTCGTAATCAACAAATTCAAATAGATTATATAAAAAATAAAATTGAAAAAGCTGAGAAAAGTGGATTTACTACAGATAGTAAAGAACAAATATTAGCTCAATCGAAATCTATACTTAATGAGTAA
- a CDS encoding PmeII family type II restriction endonuclease: MDNQERERILNNAKDFFREQIVESHIDRACKRASSLKEYNVNPFLFKYLANFLTGNDDPYSIAKALVLPRVLGSSITTSFGMKIQSLISSLFEGLGSTTQGIDIEFIDAIDGRKKYCQLKAGPNTINHDDVTTIVNHFNGVRNLARTNNLNVGIHDMIVGVVYGDASELSSHYNRINENYPVYIGQDFWHRLTGKEDFYLDLIDAIGDVALEVDASQVIEATIKKLEIEIAEKYQ, translated from the coding sequence ATGGATAATCAAGAAAGGGAACGAATTTTAAATAATGCCAAGGATTTTTTCAGAGAACAAATTGTTGAATCTCACATTGATCGTGCTTGCAAAAGAGCTAGCAGTTTAAAAGAATACAACGTAAATCCATTTTTATTTAAATACTTAGCAAATTTTCTAACCGGGAATGACGATCCATACAGCATTGCAAAAGCATTAGTACTTCCAAGAGTTTTAGGATCTTCCATTACCACATCATTTGGAATGAAAATACAAAGTTTAATTAGTTCATTATTTGAAGGACTTGGTTCGACTACACAAGGAATCGATATTGAATTTATTGATGCAATTGATGGAAGGAAAAAATACTGTCAATTAAAAGCTGGCCCAAATACTATAAACCATGATGATGTTACAACAATTGTAAACCATTTTAATGGTGTTAGAAATTTAGCGAGAACCAACAATTTAAATGTTGGTATTCATGACATGATTGTTGGAGTAGTATATGGTGACGCTAGTGAATTAAGTTCACATTACAACAGAATTAACGAAAATTATCCAGTTTATATTGGACAAGATTTTTGGCATAGATTGACGGGAAAAGAGGATTTTTATCTTGATTTAATAGACGCGATTGGTGATGTAGCACTTGAAGTCGATGCCAGCCAAGTAATTGAGGCTACTATTAAAAAATTAGAAATTGAAATAGCTGAAAAATACCAATAG
- a CDS encoding type II toxin-antitoxin system RelE/ParE family toxin — translation MSNYKLSNVAKEDLIRIHQFGVKRFGETQADKYFNRFFEYFNLIAEQPFSFESVDFINPGYRRCVCGSDSIYYRIENNIVEIMTIIGRQDLSNI, via the coding sequence ATGAGTAATTACAAATTAAGTAATGTTGCTAAAGAAGATTTAATTAGAATACACCAATTTGGAGTAAAAAGATTTGGAGAAACTCAAGCCGACAAATATTTTAATAGATTTTTCGAATATTTCAATTTGATTGCCGAACAACCTTTTTCGTTTGAATCTGTTGATTTTATAAACCCTGGATATAGAAGATGTGTTTGCGGATCAGACTCAATTTATTATAGAATAGAAAATAATATTGTTGAGATAATGACCATTATTGGCAGACAAGATCTTAGTAATATTTAA
- a CDS encoding DUF6252 family protein gives MKPYIYLILIFSFITISSCSKPDECENPIDCLPQITQIGAQTFGCLINNEPFKPGGSQLSGPTLQIDYTLIDGQYIFNLSGDNKKSNKAIVISIRGEELQENTKYTLSKYERDSNFGEYLKSGSDHRTDSIHTGELHISQLDLVDGIVSGTFWFDAINDNNEIVEIREGRFDLKL, from the coding sequence ATGAAACCGTACATCTATTTGATTTTAATTTTCTCTTTCATTACAATTAGTTCCTGTTCTAAACCAGATGAATGTGAAAATCCAATAGATTGTTTACCTCAAATTACTCAAATCGGGGCGCAGACTTTTGGTTGTCTCATCAACAATGAACCATTTAAGCCTGGAGGTTCCCAGCTAAGCGGACCTACTTTACAAATAGATTATACATTAATTGATGGTCAATATATTTTTAATCTATCCGGAGATAATAAAAAAAGTAACAAGGCTATAGTAATCAGTATAAGAGGAGAAGAACTGCAAGAGAACACAAAATATACACTTTCCAAATATGAAAGAGATTCAAATTTTGGAGAGTATTTAAAATCGGGATCCGATCATCGTACAGATTCTATACATACTGGTGAATTACATATATCGCAATTAGATTTAGTTGACGGAATAGTTTCTGGAACATTTTGGTTCGATGCTATTAATGATAACAACGAAATAGTTGAAATACGTGAAGGGCGATTTGACTTAAAATTATAA
- the dcm gene encoding DNA (cytosine-5-)-methyltransferase, with translation MENYLSLSETAEIIGKSKETLRRWDNEGILNAVREPVSNYRVYRKDDIENLMGKLFDENFEDNISNYVEPLDQFTVLELFAGAGGLAIGMEKSGLKCVALNEIDKWACKTLRTNRPNWNVLEGDIKSFDFREYKNKADIVTGGFPCQAFSYAGKKLGLEDARGTLFYEFARVVKEVQPSICIGENVRGLLSHDKGKTLKGMISILDEIGYKVVPVEVLKAINYRVPQKRERLILVGVRKDIDIAYEYPKKHNKVYNLKDALKKGDLFDKDVPNSDGAKYPEYKKKVLDLVPPKGYWRDLPLDLQKEYMGGSFYLGGGKTGMARRIGWDEPSLTLTCSPAQKQTERCHPDETRPFTVREYARIQTFPDDWKFVGSTAQQYKQIGNAVPVNLGEEIGYSVIKFLNKYYQAKNN, from the coding sequence ATGGAGAATTATTTATCACTTTCAGAGACAGCAGAGATTATTGGTAAAAGTAAAGAAACTTTACGAAGATGGGATAATGAAGGTATTTTAAATGCTGTTAGGGAACCCGTATCTAACTATCGTGTTTATCGAAAAGACGATATTGAAAATTTAATGGGAAAGTTGTTTGATGAAAATTTTGAAGATAATATCTCCAATTACGTAGAACCTTTGGATCAATTTACAGTTTTAGAACTATTTGCTGGCGCAGGTGGTTTAGCTATCGGAATGGAAAAATCAGGTTTAAAATGTGTTGCCTTAAATGAAATCGATAAATGGGCCTGCAAAACTCTAAGAACGAATCGACCAAATTGGAATGTTTTGGAAGGCGATATAAAATCTTTTGATTTTAGGGAATACAAGAATAAAGCGGATATAGTAACTGGTGGATTTCCTTGTCAAGCTTTTAGTTATGCTGGGAAAAAATTAGGTTTAGAAGATGCTCGAGGTACTTTGTTTTATGAATTTGCTAGGGTAGTTAAGGAAGTGCAACCTTCTATATGCATCGGAGAAAATGTTCGAGGGCTTTTAAGCCATGATAAAGGAAAGACTTTGAAAGGCATGATTTCAATTTTGGATGAAATAGGTTATAAAGTTGTTCCAGTTGAAGTTTTAAAAGCTATTAATTACAGAGTTCCTCAAAAGCGAGAAAGATTAATTTTAGTTGGAGTAAGAAAGGATATTGATATTGCCTATGAATATCCAAAAAAGCATAATAAAGTTTATAATTTAAAAGATGCCTTAAAAAAAGGAGACTTGTTTGATAAAGATGTTCCTAATTCTGATGGTGCAAAGTATCCTGAATATAAGAAAAAGGTTCTTGATTTAGTTCCACCGAAAGGTTATTGGCGAGATTTACCTTTGGATTTACAAAAGGAATATATGGGAGGAAGTTTTTATCTCGGTGGAGGTAAAACGGGTATGGCCAGAAGAATTGGTTGGGATGAACCTAGTTTGACTTTGACTTGTAGTCCTGCCCAAAAACAAACTGAAAGATGTCATCCTGATGAAACTAGACCATTTACAGTTAGAGAATATGCTAGAATTCAAACATTTCCTGATGACTGGAAATTTGTTGGTTCCACTGCTCAACAATATAAACAAATTGGTAATGCCGTTCCTGTAAATTTGGGAGAGGAAATAGGATATTCGGTGATTAAATTTTTAAATAAATATTACCAAGCTAAGAACAATTAG